A stretch of the Sulfitobacter indolifex genome encodes the following:
- a CDS encoding PqqD family protein, producing MAADTLFVAKTEVMDCDIGGDRALLHLENNTYFTVNPTAAAVWKCLEEPATIDILVGAVTEKFEVTDEVCRGDVEAVLAEMIKADIVKEVTA from the coding sequence ATGGCGGCTGATACGCTTTTCGTTGCGAAAACTGAGGTCATGGATTGCGATATCGGCGGTGATCGCGCGTTGTTACACCTCGAAAACAACACCTACTTCACTGTGAACCCAACTGCTGCCGCGGTGTGGAAGTGCCTCGAAGAACCGGCGACAATTGATATACTTGTGGGTGCTGTAACAGAGAAGTTCGAAGTGACGGATGAAGTATGCCGTGGCGATGTTGAGGCAGTCCTGGCCGAGATGATCAAAGCGGACATCGTGAAAGAAGTAACAGCCTAA
- a CDS encoding lasso peptide biosynthesis B2 protein, producing the protein MRRIRWAGIYVLCCIVTLVARVALSVTKYQRVRVWLVKPCDSDPQVTRVQTVGRVSSGIYSVARFLPDANCLTQCIAAQAILSWKGIPTTISIGVKKAGEGDIRAHAWLMWNDELALDSSHERVDFTKVLELPTEPLVVASATNS; encoded by the coding sequence ATGCGCCGGATCAGGTGGGCAGGGATTTATGTGCTCTGCTGTATTGTTACCCTTGTCGCGCGTGTGGCGCTTTCGGTCACGAAGTATCAGCGAGTCCGCGTCTGGCTCGTAAAACCTTGTGACTCAGACCCGCAAGTGACGCGTGTGCAAACCGTGGGAAGAGTGTCCAGCGGCATTTATTCGGTTGCCCGGTTCCTTCCAGATGCGAATTGCCTGACGCAATGCATCGCGGCCCAAGCTATACTCTCCTGGAAGGGTATCCCGACGACGATAAGCATCGGGGTTAAGAAAGCGGGCGAGGGAGATATTAGAGCCCATGCTTGGCTTATGTGGAATGACGAGCTTGCGCTCGATAGCTCGCATGAGCGAGTTGACTTTACCAAAGTGCTAGAACTCCCTACAGAGCCCCTTGTCGTTGCGTCAGCGACTAACTCCTAA
- a CDS encoding asparagine synthase has product MSLRQRLTPKKMDGFAIRIPLQPANDLADGRARLARMAQAGWNAVALPESFAEGGLAAVRGRAGVAQAGPWTVIGLASLDHREALLERLTGMSAHDGDLALFAAALDQLSEGFTDALFGGFSIVALHKDGCVAAFRDHIGVLPFYFKRQAGALTCASDIRASLHLSGAALEPQHLIVADFLAGEVVSRDETAFSGLTKLESGHRLSLNVSHPERAINIDAFTKLTLPEQIPFEDAAPGVLSGLRAATLSALRRNEKVGAMLSGGLDSSSLVVLASEKLQAEGAPPLPALSFVYGEAEYDESDYIEAVNECSHTAPHLIEITSEPDLTDMPLFVEEQMDLFLAYGLQKSGQIYSVAKSYGITALLDGHGGDEVLSSGYDYVYNLAAERRWRATLQAMRAIGRVYGNSPWVPYFIFMARYGGWTNKHPTRRILLGLTRFLQSRGSAQDAQGTPYKPQALFADALRELANPDERYVQTGKPELREDCVDYERRSHLDIVQSPLVKNSYEILYRSANAQGILPLYPFYDRALVEFCLSMPSEVKLRKGMSRWVLRMGLAGLLPEKVRLRTTKANFTAEFTATVVQFLQKHPDQDWSSLGAFVDVAAAQKLCGDVRSGAKRDIFALRSVWRLVQLRYWYEALMRWRAQQREGTLI; this is encoded by the coding sequence TTGTCGTTGCGTCAGCGACTAACTCCTAAAAAAATGGACGGCTTCGCGATACGCATACCGCTCCAGCCCGCTAATGATCTCGCCGATGGGCGCGCGCGTCTCGCAAGGATGGCGCAAGCTGGTTGGAACGCCGTTGCGCTGCCGGAGAGCTTTGCAGAGGGCGGTCTCGCTGCTGTTCGCGGCCGCGCCGGTGTTGCTCAAGCCGGGCCTTGGACAGTGATAGGCCTCGCCAGTCTCGATCACCGGGAAGCACTTTTAGAGCGTTTGACCGGAATGAGCGCACACGATGGCGACCTCGCCCTCTTCGCGGCAGCGCTTGATCAGTTGAGTGAGGGATTTACCGACGCGCTCTTTGGCGGCTTTTCCATCGTCGCGCTGCACAAGGACGGTTGCGTTGCGGCCTTTCGCGATCATATCGGCGTCTTACCTTTCTATTTCAAGCGCCAAGCAGGCGCGCTGACCTGTGCCTCTGACATTCGGGCGTCGCTCCATCTCTCTGGCGCGGCCTTAGAACCTCAGCACCTTATCGTCGCGGACTTTCTGGCTGGTGAAGTTGTCTCACGCGACGAAACTGCTTTCTCGGGCCTCACAAAGCTGGAAAGCGGCCATCGGCTGTCTTTAAACGTGTCCCACCCCGAGCGTGCCATCAACATCGACGCGTTCACAAAGCTGACCCTACCAGAGCAGATACCGTTTGAGGACGCTGCGCCTGGTGTTTTGTCCGGTCTAAGAGCCGCCACGCTGAGCGCGCTTCGCCGCAACGAAAAAGTCGGCGCGATGCTCAGCGGCGGGCTCGACTCCTCGTCATTAGTCGTCCTCGCATCCGAAAAGCTTCAAGCGGAGGGCGCGCCGCCTCTCCCCGCTTTGTCGTTTGTCTACGGCGAAGCTGAGTATGATGAGAGCGACTACATTGAGGCGGTGAATGAGTGCTCCCATACCGCCCCGCACCTCATAGAAATCACGTCCGAGCCCGACCTCACGGACATGCCTCTGTTCGTCGAAGAGCAGATGGACCTCTTTCTAGCCTACGGGCTGCAAAAAAGCGGGCAGATATACAGTGTTGCTAAAAGCTATGGAATTACGGCTTTGCTCGATGGCCATGGCGGGGATGAAGTGCTCTCTTCGGGCTATGATTACGTTTACAACTTGGCAGCAGAGCGGCGCTGGCGGGCGACCCTACAAGCTATGAGGGCAATCGGGCGCGTATACGGAAACTCCCCTTGGGTACCGTATTTCATCTTTATGGCGCGGTACGGCGGCTGGACTAATAAACACCCCACGCGCCGCATCCTCCTGGGACTCACGCGATTCTTACAATCGCGCGGCAGTGCTCAGGACGCGCAAGGGACGCCCTATAAGCCCCAAGCTCTCTTTGCAGATGCCTTGAGAGAGCTTGCAAACCCTGATGAGCGGTACGTGCAGACGGGAAAGCCAGAGTTGCGCGAAGATTGCGTGGACTATGAGCGTCGGAGCCATCTCGATATCGTTCAATCGCCGCTGGTAAAAAACTCTTATGAAATCCTATACCGATCGGCGAACGCCCAAGGGATCCTGCCGCTTTATCCGTTTTACGACCGTGCCCTCGTCGAGTTTTGCCTCTCGATGCCCTCGGAGGTGAAGCTCCGCAAAGGCATGAGCCGTTGGGTCCTGCGGATGGGGCTCGCGGGGCTCTTGCCGGAGAAAGTCAGGCTTCGAACAACGAAGGCCAACTTCACCGCTGAGTTTACTGCAACAGTCGTCCAGTTTCTTCAGAAGCATCCGGATCAAGACTGGTCCTCTTTGGGCGCCTTTGTTGATGTCGCCGCGGCACAGAAACTTTGCGGGGATGTCCGCTCAGGCGCGAAGCGGGACATTTTTGCGCTGCGTTCTGTATGGCGGCTAGTGCAGCTGCGATATTGGTATGAGGCATTAATGCGCTGGCGGGCCCAGCAGCGAGAAGGGACGTTAATATGA
- a CDS encoding phosphoenolpyruvate carboxykinase (ATP): MTLPKIYRAFNLIIQSDFILDGLEEVEAESSEIDLHVKRSTGIVRDATPQIDPQFNIVPGEQYMHWYHIGAYLLDDDHNVLVETHEGTPDHSVAQALLGIVMSIVLERRQVLCLHASAVNVNGQAALFLGDKGAGKSTTSAALLHRGHLPVTDDLVAVDPAGDALTIRPGFSVMKLWPDSIAALSLKKEDEDRLIHPSSTKVMKRMPVKIPSVNVPMGAAFTLSRSPDVSEVSAERLPSHEALQQILRYTFMARYGETRLGPEHLKGHMQRCAAIVSKIAVYDLKIPEDLSQLDRLSEEIETQIAKTAA; the protein is encoded by the coding sequence ATGACTTTGCCCAAGATCTACCGGGCTTTTAACCTCATCATCCAGTCGGACTTTATCCTAGACGGTTTGGAAGAGGTGGAGGCAGAGTCCTCGGAGATCGACCTGCACGTAAAGCGCAGCACCGGCATCGTTCGCGACGCCACACCGCAAATTGATCCGCAGTTCAATATAGTGCCCGGTGAGCAGTACATGCACTGGTATCATATTGGTGCCTATCTTCTCGACGATGACCACAATGTGCTCGTCGAGACGCATGAAGGAACTCCTGATCACAGCGTCGCGCAGGCGCTCCTTGGGATCGTGATGTCCATAGTCTTGGAGCGACGGCAAGTACTATGCCTCCATGCCAGTGCAGTCAATGTAAATGGGCAAGCGGCGCTCTTCCTAGGGGATAAAGGGGCGGGGAAATCCACGACATCGGCGGCGCTGCTGCACCGAGGGCACCTGCCCGTGACGGATGATCTCGTGGCCGTAGATCCGGCGGGTGACGCGCTGACGATCCGTCCCGGTTTTTCGGTCATGAAGCTTTGGCCTGACAGCATCGCTGCACTGAGCCTCAAGAAAGAGGACGAAGATCGCCTTATTCACCCTTCCTCCACCAAGGTCATGAAGCGCATGCCGGTTAAGATCCCGTCGGTAAATGTGCCCATGGGGGCGGCGTTCACGCTTTCCCGGTCGCCGGACGTTTCAGAAGTGAGCGCTGAGCGGCTCCCATCCCATGAAGCGCTGCAGCAAATCCTACGCTATACGTTCATGGCCCGCTATGGAGAGACGCGCCTTGGCCCCGAACATCTAAAGGGCCACATGCAACGCTGCGCCGCCATCGTCTCCAAGATTGCGGTCTATGATCTCAAGATACCAGAAGACCTGTCGCAGCTTGATCGGCTCAGCGAAGAGATCGAGACTCAGATCGCCAAAACAGCCGCTTGA
- a CDS encoding sulfotransferase family 2 domain-containing protein, with protein MIDLKNRILFIHVPKAAGTSVEEYFRLLRGLDEVDIPALGIFKNQKSSNLERGNQHCTLDMYEKYFFGGPIPKEWRIFTVVRNPYQRFWSEWRYRRLPPPQRFYFNTFLSVPLLIRLSEKPIARLKDLNSHMRPQEDFLIGESRERVRVLHFENVGDEFSQMCRDWGLPDTGLPRSNASHNRPKPSKAHIDMGNDFVRRAYAIDFDAFGYDINEVIAPK; from the coding sequence GTGATTGATCTGAAGAACCGCATCCTTTTCATTCACGTGCCCAAAGCCGCTGGAACCTCCGTTGAAGAGTACTTCAGGTTGCTTCGTGGCCTCGACGAAGTAGACATCCCAGCGCTCGGCATTTTTAAGAACCAGAAGTCATCCAACCTTGAGCGCGGAAACCAGCATTGCACGCTGGACATGTACGAAAAATACTTCTTCGGCGGACCGATCCCCAAGGAGTGGCGCATTTTTACCGTTGTTCGAAACCCTTACCAACGGTTCTGGAGCGAGTGGAGATACCGCCGCCTCCCGCCCCCGCAGCGGTTTTACTTCAACACGTTCCTCTCCGTGCCGTTGCTCATCCGGTTAAGCGAGAAGCCGATTGCGCGGCTGAAGGACCTAAACTCCCACATGCGGCCGCAGGAGGACTTTCTCATTGGAGAGTCCCGCGAGCGCGTCCGCGTGTTGCATTTTGAGAATGTGGGAGACGAGTTTTCGCAGATGTGCCGTGATTGGGGCTTACCGGATACCGGGCTTCCGCGGTCGAACGCGTCTCACAATCGACCCAAGCCATCGAAAGCTCATATCGACATGGGGAATGACTTCGTGCGGCGGGCTTATGCCATAGATTTCGACGCGTTTGGCTATGACATCAACGAAGTCATAGCCCCTAAATAA
- a CDS encoding IS6 family transposase, producing the protein MVSFKGAQFPQDVILHSVFFYVRYGVSYRDLKEILAERGAVVDYATLNRWVVRYASGLATVAQCRKATTAPSWRLDEAYVTARGEWCYLYRAVDRNGKTLEFMLSEHRDEAAALRFLVQAISSNGLPRASAIDKSVANTAGLKGMNAALRKAGSYRRIKVYRSKHRRNIVEQDHRSVKRRIRPMLGFKSFRSATATLDGIETAHMIRKGQLGSGCPFEIYVSLAA; encoded by the coding sequence ATGGTGTCGTTCAAAGGTGCTCAGTTTCCGCAGGACGTGATCCTGCATTCCGTTTTCTTCTACGTGCGATACGGTGTGTCGTACCGTGACCTCAAAGAAATCCTGGCGGAGCGCGGCGCGGTGGTCGACTACGCTACTCTGAACCGTTGGGTGGTCAGATACGCCTCGGGCTTGGCCACGGTGGCGCAATGCAGGAAGGCCACGACGGCTCCGTCGTGGCGCCTAGACGAGGCCTATGTGACGGCCCGCGGCGAGTGGTGTTACCTCTATCGCGCGGTCGATCGAAATGGCAAAACCCTTGAATTCATGCTCTCTGAGCATCGCGATGAGGCGGCGGCGCTGAGGTTTCTGGTGCAGGCGATCTCGTCGAACGGGCTCCCCCGGGCCAGCGCAATCGACAAAAGCGTGGCGAACACTGCCGGCCTGAAGGGGATGAACGCCGCGCTTCGAAAGGCCGGTTCCTATCGCCGGATAAAGGTTTATCGTTCCAAACATCGCCGCAACATCGTTGAGCAGGATCACCGAAGCGTAAAACGGCGGATTAGGCCGATGTTGGGCTTCAAGTCATTCAGATCAGCAACTGCAACTTTGGACGGTATAGAAACGGCACACATGATCAGGAAAGGACAGTTGGGCAGTGGTTGCCCCTTTGAGATCTATGTCAGTCTTGCCGCGTGA